Genomic DNA from Shewanella woodyi ATCC 51908:
GCGAGAAAAGCCCAGTTATTGCAGGAACGTGCGGATCTCAATCCTTCTTTTGATTTTGAAGCAAGCGATCCAGAAGAGCCTAGTTTATCGAATGATGACTTTACTCTCGAATAATTTATACTGCTTGGTCTTACTTAGGATTAGGCCAAGTTAGAATAAAACTGGTTTTCTCTTCTGAGCTGATAAGCTCAACCTCTCCTTGATGTCGCTCCATTATCCGCTTAATGATGGCGAGACCTAAACCATGGCCTTTATTGCCATTTTGTACAGACTTACTGCGGTAGAAAGGCTCAAAAATTTTAGCTTGATCTTCCTTTGGGATCCCTGGTCCATCATTGGTGACACTAAGAGTGACAAGCTGTTTATTTTGTTCAATCTTTATATCGATGGCATCTTGGGCAAATCGCTGGGCATTGGTAATGAGGTTCTGTATTGCTCTTTCAATCAGTGAGGGATCGCCCATTATATAGGCTGGTTGCGCTCCCTTATTGAAATGAATTGGTGGTGTACTTTGTGATGAGAGGCGTTTAATTGTTTGCAAAGTCAAAGCCGTGAGATCGCAATGTTCAAGGTTGACCTCTTTTTGTTGAGACTCCAGACTGGCGTAGGTGAGTAGCTCCTGAAGCAGGTTCTCCATCTCTTTTACATCAAGTTTCATCTCTTCGAGAAACTCGGTTCTGCGTTGCTCATCTGAGTCAGGCTGGCAATACTGCGGCATTAAAGCTAAGGCAAATTTGAGTCTAGCAAGAGGGGTGCGGATCTCATGGGATACCGCATTTGATAAGTGCTTTTGACTCTCTATGAGGCTACTTATCTGCTTCGCCATCTCATTAAAGGTTGTGGCTAAGGGGAGAACTTGCGATCTGGGAGATAGCTCTATCTGGGTGTCCCACTTTGCTTGTCCAAACTCCTGAGTCGCATTACGCAGCGTCTTTAAATCTCTTGAGAGTGGCCATACCCAGATAAGGGCTATAAGCCCTAAAGAGAGGTAGAACAAGAGGGTAAAAAGCTTACGTAGTCTAGCTCTGGGATCTATCTCAATTGGGCCTGCGACCAAAATTTGGTTATTAACCTTGATAAAATGTAGCTCGAAATGATCGCTTACTGTGGTAATAAGTACACTGTTGTCGGTCAGGGCGCTATGATCTGACAGAGCTATTTGACTTGAGTCTACAAGTTCAAGGGGGTAGTTCGGGGAGTGATCTATCTGCTTTAAATAATCGAGCCGCTCCTGCTCAGGCAATTTTCCTAGAAGCTGTGCCAGCGCAATGAGCGGTGCATCCATTGCACCGCTATCTTCGACATTGTTCTGCCAAATATTATCGAGTGTCCAGCCAATTCCTAAGATGCTTAAACTGATAAGCAGGTATAGACTGATAAAAAGTCGTTTCAATCGATTATTCCATTAATACGCAGTTAAATTGAGATTCTGAGTTAGGTTGTCCAAGCTTCTGGTGCAAATAGGTAACCTTGGCCCCAAACAGTTTTAATTCTGAACGGGGTTTCTATGTTGTCGCCCAGCTTCTTTCTTAGTCTTGAGACTCTGACATCTATCTTTCTGTCTTTACCATCGAAGTCGATATTCAACAGATATTGGTAGATATATTGCCTGCTTAATACCTGTCCTGCTTGAGATGCCAATAGCCAAAGTAGTTCAAACTCATGACTGGTTAGATCCACTTCAAGGTCGCCAAGTCTAATAGCCTGAGTGTGAGGGTCTATGCTCAGCTTACCGAATGACAAGCAGTGAGATTCAACTTTCGGCGGCTTAGCAGTACGGCGTAAAAGGTTATTAATTCTGGCGATAAGCAGAGCGGGATCGACAGGTTTAACGACATAGTCGTCGGCACCTAGCTCTAAACCTTTGATCTGATCTTCGTTTGAACCTAATGCACTCATCAATAAGATGGGGCCGGCAAAGTAGTCGGGTAATTTCTCACATAATGTGAGTCCATCCATTCCTGGTAGCATAATATCCAGCAGTATAATATCTGGTTTATAGTTAATCAGGCGAGTTAGCACTGTGTCACCGCGACGCTCAACTTCAACGTGCATTCCATGGGACTTTAAATAATCCACAATCAAGTTGGCAAGGCGAATATCGTCCTCTACCAGTAAGACTCTATGGGTCGATTGAGGGTCTGTCATTAGAATAAACTCCAAGGGTTACGGTAGCGTCTTCTCACTTTGGGCTCTGCAGTCTGTGTGACTTTAAGTTTTACCCCAGCGAGGGTTTCATGTGTTTCTTTATCTATCATTACAAATTGAATGTCTTCAGTTGTGCTTACATTCAAACTTAACGAATTTACTTTATCGTCTTCTGAGCACCACTTAGCCATGCCTTCATAATCAGATAAAATGCAGATAGCTCTTGGTTGCTGATTTTGCCACTCAAGAAGTACCTTGAGCTCACAGGTAAGTTGATCACCTGAAGTGATGCAAAACTCCGGTGCAACCATGAGCTTGGCGCCTAACTCATCTGCTTCATCTGCAAATATCTGACTACTGCCCACGATGAAGAGGAGCAGGAGTAAGAGTGTTATGAACTTGGTAATTTGCACCCTTAAAACCTATAACTTGTACCAAGATAAAAAGTACTGGTATGGTCTTGATCTAGTAGCGGACTATTGGCTATTTCATCGGCAATTTGAGTGTATCGGGCTAAAAATATGAGATCCCAGTGCTGAGTCATGACGTAATGGGTAGTCAATTCAATCCCTACATTTAATGCTGATTTAGCTTGGTAAGCTTGATTCCAATAGGGACTCTCACTCTCTCTAACGCCGTAATAGTAATCTACGACCTCTTCACTTTTCCAGTCTAATCTCAGTGCAAATTCGAAGTTCCAATTTTGAACAGGAAAATTATAGAGCCATTTTAATCTGGCTTCGGTGCCCTGGTGCACATTTAGCATATCGTGGGCGACTGATAAGTTGATGATACCCGCTCGAGTATAGATAAATGCATCAAGGCCACCTAAGTAAGTAAACCTACGTTTCTCTAGAGGGCCGACGTCGGGCTCAGGCTCATCACTCATGAGGAGAGTTCGCCCATTTGCTGCGATTGAGTTAGCTTCAAACTTATTGGAGCCAGCTAGAAATATATTCGACGGATCCCAACGTTGAAAGTAAGCGCTGTCGGTACTGAAACTGGTGGAAAGGTTCAGTGTATACCTCTCCTCTTCCACTAAGGTGTACCCTATATTTCCATTATCGAAAAACCAGCTATCACCGTAATAAGCAAAGGTCGGCACTAAATAGATAGGTATGTCAGAGTAATCTTTCAGGGGATTGCTGCGCTCGCCATAACCAAATGCAATACCAAGATCCCATTGACCAACCTCAATGCATTCAAGATCATTTTCACAGGGTACGTCTATATCACCCCAGGAGAGGAAGGGGATAAAAATAGCGCTGAGGAAGAGCAGTTTTAGCCTGTTCATGACACCGTTTATATACTTATTACAGAATTAACATATCAAGTAACAGAGTAACATCATCAAAGAGTGTTAGGCAGAAGTTTTGTGTATTTTGATGCAAAGTGATACATGGGCAAGGTTAGTGCTTTTAAGGTGTTGCCGCTTGGTTGTAATTATGTTTTTGGGTTGATATTTAACCGTGTTGGTTTTTGTCTTTATGTTGTATTTACCGCTTTATCAAGCTTTACTCAATAGATGACCCCATAGGCAAAATCTATGGATGATAAAGAAAAAGACTATTTTTCCTAAAGCTAATTTATGCTTATGGTAACCAATAACGATTGTGAATAATTTTGCCCTAATTAAGGATAACATCATGGCGCGAGTGCATTTTGACTGGACAGACCCTTTACAGCTAAACGCTTTACTCTCTGATGAGGAGAGAATGATACGCGACAGTGTATATGATTATGCTCAGGATAAGCTGATGAGTCGGGTGTTAATGGCTAATCGCGAGGAGCATTTTGATCGGGAGATCATGAATGAGCTTGGTGAGATGGGCCTACTTGGTGCGACCTTGCCTGAAAAATATGGCTGCTCGAATGTCAATTATGTTAGCTATGGGCTAGTAGCGCGTGAAATTGAGCGTGTTGACAGTGGTTATCGTTCAGCCATGAGTGTGCAATCCTCTTTGGTGATGTACCCGATATATGCCTATGGCAGCGAGGAGCAGAGAGTGAAATACCTGCCTAAGTTAGCTACAGGTGAGTGGGTAGGCTGCTTTGGCCTAACAGAGCCTGATGTGGGCTCAGATCCTGGTGGCATGAAGACTCGTGCAGAGCGTATCGATGGAGGCTATAGGCTTAATGGTGCCAAGATGTGGATCACTAACTCACCGATTGCCGATGTGTTTATTGTCTGGGCTAAATTGGAGGGTAAGATCCGCGGCTTCATTCTAGAAAAAGGGATGAAAGGGTTAAGCGCTCCTAAAATTGAGGGTAAGTTTTCACTGCGAGCATCGGTGACCGGTGAGATCGTGATGGATAATGTTGAGGTCCCAGAGTCAGCATTAATGCCCAATGCTGAGGGGTTACAAGGGCCATTTGGCTGTTTAAATAAAGCTAGGTATGGTATTGCCTGGGGAGCACTTGGCGCTGCCGAGTTTTGCTGGCATGGTGCGCGTCAGTATACCTTAGACAGAGTTCAATTTAACCGTCCATTGGCTGCCAATCAGCTTATCCAAAAGAAGCTAGCGGACATGCAAACTGAAATAACGACGGGTCTGTTTGCCTGTTTACAAGCGGGACGGTTAATGGATCAAGAAGCCCTACCTGTTGAAGCTATCTCATTAATTAAAAGAAACTCATGCGGTAAAGCGTTAGATATCGCCCGTATGTCTCGTGATATGCATGGAGGCAACGGTATCTCAGACGAGTTCCATATCATTCGCCATGTGATGAACCTAGAAGCGGTGAATACCTATGAAGGGACTCACGATATTCATGCCCTTATTTTAGGTCGTGCCCAGACAGGGATTCAGGCTTTTAGTTAACGTGAATATTAAGGAGCCTAAGGCTCCTTTTTTGTTTTCAGCCCTAAACCACCTACTTCAGTAGGTGGTTATCATCAATTAGGCTTTGCCTGAATATCTACTCATGTTAATTGAACTCTAACTTTTAGCGAAGTAATAGAGGATAAAAAACATGAGTAGATATGAGAAAGCATCGCATGTGTATTGGCGATGTCAATATCACATAGTTTGGACACCTAAGTATAGGTTTAGGATTTTAAAGAATAAGTTAGGAAAAGATGTTTACCGATGTATTCATGTCTATAGTGAGCAGTTAGGGTGTGTGGTTGTAGAGTTGAATGTACAAATAGACCATGTACATCTGGTTATCAAAGTTCCTCCGAAGCTATCGATTTCAAAGTTGATGGGTGCTTTAAAAGGTAAAATTGCTTTGAAAATGTTTAGCAAGTATCCGTATCTTCGGAAAAATAAGCTATGGGGAAATCACTTTTGGCAAAGAGGTTACTTTGTTGACACAGTGGGGATTAATGAGGAAGTGATTCGAAGATATGTAAGGCATCAAGAAAAGGTTGAAAAACAGGAGCAGCCGCAATTAGATTTGAAGTAGATAACGCCCCCTTTTAGGGGGCTAATACAAAGCCACCTTCTTCAGAAGGTGGATTCTTTACTTGAAATATTGATGATGATTAGCCTCTTGGTTAACTATCTTCGTTGTTAGTCATGGGGTGAATAAGCATTATGGAAGATAGGGCGGTCGCGTTAGATAGAAGTTTTATTGAGCGAGTCAACAAGCAAGATTTTAGTGATATCGGTGAGGGCTGGGATCATCGAAAACTGGGTCTGTCAGATAGTGACTTTATCGGCATGTTTGAGTCTCAACTTAAGAGTCGCTTACTTGATCTCGAGTCTCGTAAGATGCGGGCGAGAAATCAAGGGTTCTATACTATCGGCAGTTCTGGTCATGAGGGTAATGCCGCTTACGGACTCACATTTAGACCGACGGATATGGCTTTTCTGCACTATCGAAGTGGCGCCTTTATGATAGAGCGGAGTCGTCAACTCAGCGGTGAAACGATTCTCTACGATATGTTGCTATCTTTTGCTGCCTCCAGTGACGACCCAACCTCAGGTGGTCGTCATAAGGTGCTCGGAAGCAAACGGCTAAATATTCCACCACAAACATCGACTATTGCCTCCCATTTACCCAAAGCGGTGGGAGCAGCTTTGAGTATTCCTTTGACTCAGAGGTTAGAGCTTGCCT
This window encodes:
- a CDS encoding acyl-CoA dehydrogenase; the protein is MARVHFDWTDPLQLNALLSDEERMIRDSVYDYAQDKLMSRVLMANREEHFDREIMNELGEMGLLGATLPEKYGCSNVNYVSYGLVAREIERVDSGYRSAMSVQSSLVMYPIYAYGSEEQRVKYLPKLATGEWVGCFGLTEPDVGSDPGGMKTRAERIDGGYRLNGAKMWITNSPIADVFIVWAKLEGKIRGFILEKGMKGLSAPKIEGKFSLRASVTGEIVMDNVEVPESALMPNAEGLQGPFGCLNKARYGIAWGALGAAEFCWHGARQYTLDRVQFNRPLAANQLIQKKLADMQTEITTGLFACLQAGRLMDQEALPVEAISLIKRNSCGKALDIARMSRDMHGGNGISDEFHIIRHVMNLEAVNTYEGTHDIHALILGRAQTGIQAFS
- a CDS encoding MipA/OmpV family protein, translated to MNRLKLLFLSAIFIPFLSWGDIDVPCENDLECIEVGQWDLGIAFGYGERSNPLKDYSDIPIYLVPTFAYYGDSWFFDNGNIGYTLVEEERYTLNLSTSFSTDSAYFQRWDPSNIFLAGSNKFEANSIAANGRTLLMSDEPEPDVGPLEKRRFTYLGGLDAFIYTRAGIINLSVAHDMLNVHQGTEARLKWLYNFPVQNWNFEFALRLDWKSEEVVDYYYGVRESESPYWNQAYQAKSALNVGIELTTHYVMTQHWDLIFLARYTQIADEIANSPLLDQDHTSTFYLGTSYRF
- a CDS encoding DUF3019 domain-containing protein gives rise to the protein MQITKFITLLLLLLFIVGSSQIFADEADELGAKLMVAPEFCITSGDQLTCELKVLLEWQNQQPRAICILSDYEGMAKWCSEDDKVNSLSLNVSTTEDIQFVMIDKETHETLAGVKLKVTQTAEPKVRRRYRNPWSLF
- the tnpA gene encoding IS200/IS605-like element ISShwo2 family transposase, with product MSRYEKASHVYWRCQYHIVWTPKYRFRILKNKLGKDVYRCIHVYSEQLGCVVVELNVQIDHVHLVIKVPPKLSISKLMGALKGKIALKMFSKYPYLRKNKLWGNHFWQRGYFVDTVGINEEVIRRYVRHQEKVEKQEQPQLDLK
- a CDS encoding response regulator — encoded protein: MTDPQSTHRVLLVEDDIRLANLIVDYLKSHGMHVEVERRGDTVLTRLINYKPDIILLDIMLPGMDGLTLCEKLPDYFAGPILLMSALGSNEDQIKGLELGADDYVVKPVDPALLIARINNLLRRTAKPPKVESHCLSFGKLSIDPHTQAIRLGDLEVDLTSHEFELLWLLASQAGQVLSRQYIYQYLLNIDFDGKDRKIDVRVSRLRKKLGDNIETPFRIKTVWGQGYLFAPEAWTT
- a CDS encoding ATP-binding protein, whose translation is MKRLFISLYLLISLSILGIGWTLDNIWQNNVEDSGAMDAPLIALAQLLGKLPEQERLDYLKQIDHSPNYPLELVDSSQIALSDHSALTDNSVLITTVSDHFELHFIKVNNQILVAGPIEIDPRARLRKLFTLLFYLSLGLIALIWVWPLSRDLKTLRNATQEFGQAKWDTQIELSPRSQVLPLATTFNEMAKQISSLIESQKHLSNAVSHEIRTPLARLKFALALMPQYCQPDSDEQRRTEFLEEMKLDVKEMENLLQELLTYASLESQQKEVNLEHCDLTALTLQTIKRLSSQSTPPIHFNKGAQPAYIMGDPSLIERAIQNLITNAQRFAQDAIDIKIEQNKQLVTLSVTNDGPGIPKEDQAKIFEPFYRSKSVQNGNKGHGLGLAIIKRIMERHQGEVELISSEEKTSFILTWPNPK